The nucleotide window CTTAGTCGCTTGATTAGGCCATTTCGGCCGACTGGTGTCCTCCCCACTGCTCATGGGTGCATCCACCACTTGAGTGGGTGTAACAATGTGTTATTCTTTGAACAGGGAGAGAAAATGATTTATTATAAATGTGCATGGATTTACGATGTATGATTCTTCATTCGTCGACTGATACTGCTCAAGGGTTTATACCAGACCCTCTGAACCCACAGcttgtcaacctcaacaatgGGGTGAAGATATGATGTATGTAGTATGTACTGTATGCATCCCACTCAAGGAGTGGGGCCGTTCTTCTACCCAAGATTGACGAGAACGGTAGGTTTATTCTGGCTTGGCTTCCCCGCATTGACCTACCATCGAGGCATCTCGAAGAGGCAACGAATATTAGACGATGACGGTAAGAATCCCGAGCAAGTCCCGACCGACCTGGGGTAATCATGACAAGAGGAAGTGGCTGTGATGCTTGGAAACGCGGGGTATAAATAATCGTGTATTTGAAACTCAAATACTatgcttcttccttctttgcTACTCCCAAGTTGGCTTACAGTTATACTCTTGCATCACTATTCATCATGACTACTACCCAAACTATGAAGGCTGTCAACTACCAAGGCCCttacaaggtcaaggttcaGGAGATAGAACTCCCTAAGCTGGAGCATCCTGACGACGTCATTGTCAAGGTTACGACTGTAAGACTGTCAAATTTCTCTATAGTTATCGCAATGGCTGATAAATGCTCAGGCTGCTATCTGTGGCTCCGACTTGCAGTAAGGGGAACAATATGTACACAAAAAATAATACTCACAAATCATAGCATGTATGAAGGCCGAACAGCAGCAGAACCTGGCATTACTTTTGGTACGATCCTACTCTCACATAATCCATCTCGTTACTGACTTTATAGGTCATGAGAACATGGGCATCGTTGAACAGCTTGGCGAAGGTGTCACGCTGCTGAAGAAAGGAGATCGAGTCGTCATGCCCTTCAACGTCGCTGATGGCCGATGCCGTAACTGTGAAGAGGGAAGAACTGCTTTCTGCACTGGTGTCAACCCCGGATTTGCCGGAGGTGCTTATGGTTATGTCGCCATGGGCCCTTATCGAGGAGGACAGGCTCAGTATATCCGAGTTCCTTATGCTGACTTTAACGCTCTCAAGCTCCCTGCTGGCAAGGAGCATGAAGCTGATTTTATTCTGTTGGCGGGTAAGCATATCCATCTTCTATATCTTGTATTCTTCATTGATATTGTGCAGATATCTTCCCCACCGGATGGCACGGTGTTGAAATTTCTGGTTTCCGATCAGGCGAGAGCGTCGCTGTCTTCGGCGCCGGCCCCGTCGGTCTCATGGCCGCTTACTCCGCCGTTCTTCGTGGCGCATCCAAAGTATTCGTCGTTGACCGTGTTCCTGAGCGCCTTCAAGCCGCTGAGAAAATTGGCTGCACGCCCATCGATTTTTCAAAGGGAGATGCTGTTGACATGATCATCAAGGCTAACGATGGAGAGGAGGTTGATCGTTCTGTTGATGCTGTCGGCTACCAGGCTGTCAGTAAGAGCGGCGATACTGAGCAGCCCAATATCGTGTTGGAAAACATGATTCGAGTGACCAGAGCTTGTGGTGGACTGGGTATTCCAGGCCTGTACGTCCCTAGTGATCCTGGCGCTTCTGACGAAGCTTCGGCCAAGGGTATGATCAGTCTTAGCTTCGGCAAGTTATTCGAAAAGGTATGATTTATAGTCCTCTCGGGGTAATCCAACTGGATACTAAGATTAACTTAGGGGCTTACTATCGGCACTGGCCAATGTAATGTCAAGTCTTACAACAGATATCTCCGAGACCTTATTATTTCTGGTCGCGCCAAGCCCAGCTTCGTTGTCTCGCATGAGATCAAtattgaagaagctgaagtggCCTACGAGAAGTTTGATAAGCGAATCGACGGATATACGAAAGTTCTTATCCATCCTAATGGTGGTTTCTAGAATTTGTTTAAGAAGTAAAAGTTGCGGAGTGCTTAACGATAGCATATTGGGGAGCGTTATATGTATCTATAGTTGGTGTTTGTACGGCTGGGAGCGTTGTATCAGGCATGgtggatggtgttgaagtttAGGGAAATTTTCATAGCGCGAAGTTGATCAATTCATCTGCATCCATCTTACCATAATCGCAACACGTGCTCCTACTGCTGCCATATGATCTAATAGATAATAACTCAGAATGATAAGGTGCTTGCATGGAAACTTGTCATGAGCCTGAGCGAAGTTTTTCAAATTCCTATCTAGTCAAATGGGACCAGGTCTCCATTTTCATGTTTGAGTCGCGGAAATTCCACCTTAAAAAGTTTCTAGATAATCAATCTCAGGCTCTGGAGTCCGGAAATTTTTTCAAATACCTGGAGGTATTATTTGAAATTTTCAAGGGCCCCAGACATCATTGCGACTTATGTGCCAGATCGTGTCGTTTCTAACATGaccttccttccttccttctttcttctaaAACTACATATACTAGTTTTCATCAGGAAGATAATCGATGTAGTTGTTCCCCTTATCACAAATCGATCCCGTAGTTGCGATGTCGGAACCATGGTGAGTCCAATTGGCTAGACTTGGCATAGTAATCATGAACCATGACTTCATTTGCTATAAATACACTTGAGCTTCCCAAAGAGGAAATAAGTCTCTTCACCGAGATCTAAGGAATTGACTCATTTTTCTCCCTTGTGTTATATATATCGTGAGGGTTGACAGAGATGTCGAAAATCTCCAATGAATATACAGATTAATCATGACGACTACAACTTCTATTGAGTTGGCGAGTATTCGCCCaactgatgacgatgagacaGAAATCCCATCAATCGATGCTCTTCCACCGACAGATCGAGGTCGAGGGGCTTATACAGCTCTGGCTTGTTGTACAATTGCCCAAGCACCTATATGGGGTTAGTACTTAACGTTCCAGCGCTTCGATACACATTTAACTGACTCCTAGGATACTCTGTCTCATTTGGAATCTTTCAAGAGTACTACACCGCTCATGCCAATCTCAAAGCCTCCTCGAGTGCCATCGCGTCCATTGGTGCATCTCAGACAGGAATCATGTATCTCATGATGCCTGTGGCATTCATCGTTCTAAATCGCTTTCCGCGTCTTCGAAAGTGGTGCGGTCCTATCGGTTTGGCTATCACCATAATCAGCTTAACGGCTTCAGCCTTTGTAGGCAATGTTGCTGGTCTCATTGCCACCCAGGGTGTTCTGTATGCTATCGGATGCAGCTTGCTCTTCAGCCCAATCTCCCTCTACATGGACGAATGGTTTGTCGAGCGGAAAGGGTTTGCCTATGGAGTTATGTGGGCTGGCAAATCAAGCGTTGGCGTCGCCATGCCGTTTCTTTTTAACGTCTTACTCCAGCGATTCGGACTCAAAGCAACCTTGCTATCTTGGACAGTGGCATCAATGGCTATGACTCTACCAACACTCTTCTTTCTGAAGCCTCGAGTAGAGATCAGCCGTGACTCAAGGCCGCGTCCTATCAGCTTTGCTTTCTTCGGATACGCTTCATTCTGGATGCTTCAGTTCGGCATAATTATTCAGTCATTGGGATATCTGATGCCAAGCACATACTTGGCTAGTTATGCCACCGCGATTGGGCTTCCCTCTGTCACAGGACCGATCTTGCTGGCGCTCTTCTCGCTTGCCTCTGTGCCTGGATCTCTCATCCATGGTATGCTAGGCGATAAGATCTCTGGTGCCAAAAACATTCTTGTCTCCTCTTTGGGAAGTGCACTTCCGGTGTTCCTCCTATGGGGCTTGGGCCGTCATATAAGCACTATGGTGGTCTTTGTGATTCTGTATGGCTTCTTTGCTGGTGGGTTCAGTGCGACATGGTCAGGAGCTTTGCAAGAAGTCAAGGGGACGAACGAGTCGATCGATACATCCTTGGTATTTGGTATGCTACTCGGAGGTCGTGGGCTGGGCTTCATTGTTGCCGGGCCTCTCAGTGGTGCGCTCATCTCAGCAGGGAGTTCGTTGGCAAGTGGTGATAGTCTGGGGTATGCGACTAAGTACGGTCCAATGATTCTTTGCACTGGCATCACGGCAATACTTGGAGCGTGGGCACCTATCTGCAAGATCGTCAAGTCTGTTGGGAAGAAAGGACTCGAAAAATATGCAATTTTGGTGTTGTAATTACAAGCATTGGGATTTAGCGATGGCAGTGCAGGAGTAGAGCACAGGACGGCGGCTACAGATATGGTGTTTCAAAATGGCGCGTGTTCATTCAGTCGATGACTTTAGTTCTATAATTGCTACAAGGTCTTCAacccgtcttcttcttcatttcttGGTGATCAATGCCTCGCCATTCATGATACCTAGCGAAGCGTCATCTATTTCAATCCACTCCTCCCACGCCTTTGCCATCTCATCCAACTCATCACCAGTCGCATTGCCCATCTCAATAGCCTTGTCGCGCGCGAAGCCAGTCAGCGAGCGATCCTTCATGGCTGATCCTGTAGTACATCAGTACAATTGTTCAGTATGTCGACCAATTTCTGACTTACCCCATGCTTTCTTGCCTTCGGGTGCACTGTAGCACCACGTCCCAAAGCTCAAGGTAATATCTTGACGGGAAGCCCCAGCCTTCAGGGCCCATGAGAGAAGCTGACGACCTCCCTTGTCTTGTCCACCCTTGCCAGCAATATTCTTGACCTGAAGCTCATGGAACTTGAGGAGGGCTGGAAGTTCAGGCCAGATGCACCACATGCGCATGTCACTCTCGCGAAGAGAAAGTGTGCCCCCTGGTTTAGTAACTCGGAGCATTTCCCGGATGGCATCTACCGGTGCATCCAAGTGACAGAGGACCTGATGCGCATGGGTAACATCAAATGCCGCGTCTGAGAAAGGAAGCTTGTACACGTTGGCTTGCTGAAACTTAATGTTGGAGACGCCCTGGGATTGGGCGTACTCCTTGGCTCGAGCAAGGATCTCATCGGATATGTCGGTGGCAGTAACTTCACCTTCAGGCATATACTTTGCTAAAGAAGCAGAGATCGTACCGGAACCGGCACCAACGTCGAGGAGATTGATCTTTGGGTTGACTTTGACAATGGCTTGTAGCTTTGGGATAAGATGCGGGCTGCTATTCTCGGCCGTTCGCCATTCATGATGTCTAACTTCGGTAGCGGCATAACCGTGGCCGTAATCGTTGTGCCCTGACACCATGATTCTTTGTTTGGGTACAAGAAAAACAAGCTTGAAGTGTCTATTCTAGGTTCTTATAACAATTGAATTTTGTTGTCAAGGAATTATATATGTTTTGTTCACTTGGAGACGGGTGATGCTGCTTTCCGCTGCCTaccctacctaggtactcttTCGTC belongs to Fusarium musae strain F31 chromosome 9, whole genome shotgun sequence and includes:
- a CDS encoding hypothetical protein (EggNog:ENOG41), which codes for MTTTTSIELASIRPTDDDETEIPSIDALPPTDRGRGAYTALACCTIAQAPIWGYSVSFGIFQEYYTAHANLKASSSAIASIGASQTGIMYLMMPVAFIVLNRFPRLRKWCGPIGLAITIISLTASAFVGNVAGLIATQGVLYAIGCSLLFSPISLYMDEWFVERKGFAYGVMWAGKSSVGVAMPFLFNVLLQRFGLKATLLSWTVASMAMTLPTLFFLKPRVEISRDSRPRPISFAFFGYASFWMLQFGIIIQSLGYLMPSTYLASYATAIGLPSVTGPILLALFSLASVPGSLIHGMLGDKISGAKNILVSSLGSALPVFLLWGLGRHISTMVVFVILYGFFAGGFSATWSGALQEVKGTNESIDTSLVFGMLLGGRGLGFIVAGPLSGALISAGSSLASGDSLGYATKYGPMILCTGITAILGAWAPICKIVKSVGKKGLEKYAILVL
- a CDS encoding hypothetical protein (EggNog:ENOG41), whose product is MTTTQTMKAVNYQGPYKVKVQEIELPKLEHPDDVIVKVTTAAICGSDLHMYEGRTAAEPGITFGHENMGIVEQLGEGVTLLKKGDRVVMPFNVADGRCRNCEEGRTAFCTGVNPGFAGGAYGYVAMGPYRGGQAQYIRVPYADFNALKLPAGKEHEADFILLADIFPTGWHGVEISGFRSGESVAVFGAGPVGLMAAYSAVLRGASKVFVVDRVPERLQAAEKIGCTPIDFSKGDAVDMIIKANDGEEVDRSVDAVGYQAVSKSGDTEQPNIVLENMIRVTRACGGLGIPGLYVPSDPGASDEASAKGMISLSFGKLFEKGLTIGTGQCNVKSYNRYLRDLIISGRAKPSFVVSHEINIEEAEVAYEKFDKRIDGYTKVLIHPNGGF